Proteins encoded within one genomic window of Cucumis sativus cultivar 9930 chromosome 3, Cucumber_9930_V3, whole genome shotgun sequence:
- the LOC101222144 gene encoding ubiquitin-fold modifier-conjugating enzyme 1 — protein sequence MEGWDPNTKSTLTQIPLLTTKAGPRDGAAWTQRLKEEYKALIAYTQMNKSNDNDWFRISAANPEGTRWIGKCWYIHNLLKYEFDLQFDIPVTYPSTAPELELPELDGKTQKMYRGGKICLTIHFKPLWAKNCPRFGIAHALCLGLAPWLAAEVPILVDSGMIKHKDDTTSTSES from the exons ATGGAGGGTTGGGATCCGAATACCAAGTCGACGCTTACCCAAATCCCTCTATTAACGACGAAAGCCGGGCCCAGAGATGGCGCCGCATGGACGCAGAGGCTGAAGGAGGAGTATAAGGCATTGATAGCCTACACCCAGATGAACAAGTCAAATGACAACGACTGGTTTAGGATCTCAGCTGCAAATCCAGAAGGAACACGTTGGATCGGAAAGTGCTGGTACATTCATAACCTTCTCAAGTACGAATTCGATCTTCAATTCGATATTCCCGTCACGTATCCCTCCACAGCGCCGGAGCTTGAGCTGCCGGAGCTCGATGGAAAAACCCAGAAG ATGTATAGAGGTGGAAAGATCTGCTTAACCATTCATTTCAAGCCGCTGTGGGCGAAAAATTG CCCTAGGTTTGGAATTGCTCACGCTCTTTGTTTGGGACTTGCACCATGGCTTGCCGCTGAGGTTCCAATTCTCGTTGACTCTGGTATGATCAAGCACAAAGACGACACGACATCAACCAGTGAATCTTAG